CGGTTCAACTCGGCGCCGCAGTCGGGGCACAGGCCGCGGCAATTGTCACTGCACAGGGGCCGGAGGGGCAGGGCGAGCAACGTCTGCTCACGGACGAAGGGCGAGAGGTCGATGTCCTCCCCGGTGTAGAAGCTCAAGCCCATTTCGTCCGCCGTAAGCTCCATGTTCTTATTAGTCGGAAGGGGGTCCGGGGTCAATACGAAGTCGAAGGATTTTTCAATAATGAAGCCGCAATCCTCCAGGCAGCGGCCGCACTCGGCTCGCGCCGCTCCCTTGAGGCTCCCGTGGAAGAATATTTCCCGTCCCGACCGATAGTAGGTGACGTCGACCTGGACCGGCGACGGGAAGCGGACCGTGGCCCAGGCTTCTTCCCCAACGATGTCGAGGGGTTCGGTGAAGCGGGTCTCCCTGGGTACGGTCTCGATTCGGCTAAGAGGGATCTTCAAGGCGGCTCCAGTCAAACGATCTTCATAGCTGGCAGGCATCAAGCCTGTCAATCTCCGGAGCCCCTGCACGGGCGCGCCTTGTGTACGTGAATCGTTTCTGCTAACGCATGAGTCCGTGAGATTTTCCCCGCATCTCCGGAACGCCGGGCGTCGAGGCCGCGCCCGCTGGCGCAACTGCGTCGGAGGCGACGCGTGAACGCCCGTCTCGGACTCGTGCACGCGGTGTTGCTCGCCACGGCAGACCTCAACACCACGGTGCCGGCACAGCATCCTTCCGCGCGGAACCTTGGCACCGAGCGCATGGGCTCGGGGACGATCGTCGACGCCGACGGCGTCATTCTCACGGTCAACTACGTCGTCAACGGCGCCGACTCCATCACCGTGACGCTCGCGGACGGGAAGCAATACCCCGGGCAGCTCATGGCCCAGGACTTCGACAGCGGCATCGCCCTGGTCAAGATCGACGCCCACGACCTGCCCTTCCTGCGCCCGGCGGAGACCCTGACCGTGGGGCAGCCGGCCTTCATGATCGCCAGTAGCGGACAGCACAACCGGCGCGTCAGCGACGGCAACGTGACGTCGCTGGAAGGCTACGACGGACAGTGGGAGTACATGCTGGAGAAGTCCATCCGTGTGAGCGCCTTCAATCCGGGCTTCGGCGGCGGCACCCTGGCGGACTCCCGCGGACGGTTGCTGGGAGTCGTCTCGCTGAACCTCAACGACATCGGAAAATTCACCATGGCCATCCCGGTGGAGTACTACCTTCGGGACGCGGACGAGCTGCGAAACCTGGGCCGGGTGCGCAGTCGCCCCGCGCGGCCCTGGCTCGGGCTCTACTCACAGGCCATGGGCGGTCACGTGCTCATCACCGGAGTCACCCCGTCCGGACCCGCGGAGAAAGCGGGGCTCAAGCAGGGCGACATCGTCCTGGCCGTGGAGCGGCAGGAGGTACAGACCCGGCCCCAGCTCTACCGGGAGGTGTGGAAGAAACAGGCCGGCGACGTCATCACTTTCCGCGTGATCCGGGGCGACGGCTCCATGGACGTTCAGGTTCCCAGCATCGATCGCTGGGACCGCAACCAGAACAACCCTCCGGGGGGCCAGGCCGGCGCCTGACCGGCGCCTCCCGTCTCCCATCCGGCGTACAGGCCGCCCTTCCGAGACGACGCGCCTCGTGAAGAACATCACCACCTACCGGGTAATCTACGGCGACACCGACCAGATGGGTGTCGCCTATTACGCCAACTATCTCCGCTGGTTCGAAATCGGCAGGACCGAGTTCATGCGCCAGGCGGGCATTCCCTACGACCAGGCGGAACGCGACGGGATCTTTTTCCCGGTGACGGAAGTCCAGTGCCGTTACCGCAAACCGGCCCTCTACGACAACCTGCTGTGGATCGAGACCACCATCGAATCGCTCAGCCCCGTGGCGGTGAGGTTCCATTATCGCATCGGCCTGGAGGGAGACCGCACCGCGCTGGCGTCCGGCTGGACGAAGCACGCGTGCCTCGGCCGTGAACGCAGGCTGACGCCCCTGCCCGACGCCTACGCGCGCCTGCTCGGGCTTACCGGGAACTAGGCTCCTGTCCGAGGACCCCCTGTTCCGGGAAGAGTCAGCGCGCCGGCTCCGCCGCGGCGTGGGCGCCGGCGCCGGTCTCGAACCCGGGGAGGCCGTAGGTTTCCGCGACGCGCCGCAAGAGCGCGACATTGTCCGCGTGACCCGTCATCCGCGCGCGCACGCGGCCGCGAATGGGACGGCCCATGAGCGAGAAGTCGCCGACGATATCCAGTATCTTGTGACGCACGAATTCATCGTCGAAGCGCAGGGAGGTGTTGATCACGCGCTCGTCGTCGATGAGAATGCAGTTCCCGAGGCGGCCCCCCTTGATCAAGCCCATCCGTTCGAGCTTCTCGAAATCGCGCAAGAAGCCGAAGGTCCGCGCCGGGGCGATCTCATCCCGGAACGACGCCGCTCCGCCGTGGACGTAGACGTATTCCTGAGCCCCCACGGGACTCGGATACCGCAGGCGGTAGTCCACCGTGAAGACGTCGGCCGGTTCGATGAGGATCTCCTCCGGCCCGTCTCCGGTCACGCTCAGGGTCCGATCGATGACGATCTCGGGGCACGCCGCCTCCTGCTCCTCCACCCCGGCCTCCTCGATCAGGCGGCAGAACTCGATGGCCGAGCCGTCCATGATGGGGATCTCGCCGTACATCTTGATCAACAGGTTGGTGATGCCGTAGGCGTAAAGGGCCGCCATCAAGTGCTCCACGGTGCCCACCACCACGGCGCCGCGGCGCAACGACGTGGCGAAATCGGTGGAGCGCACGAAGTCCAGGTGGGCGGGGACCGTGGCGTCGCCGGAGATGCCCCCGAAGTGAATGCCGCTGTTCTCCGGCAACGGGTGCAGGATGACGCCGGTGTTGACGCCCGAATGCAGCCCCAGGCCGCATGCCACGACGCTCTTCTTGAGGGTCTTCTGGGGCGCGCCGCCGTTCGCGGAACCAGCCCCGGACGACGCTCCCGCGGCCCAGCGCAGCCGCAACTGCTGCTCCGCCACCGGACCCTCCCGCCGCGCATCGCCGCAGGCGCGCTTGATGGTGGCCAGCAGCCCGTCCAGGGAGAGCGGCTTCTCGATGAAGTCGAAGGCGCCGAGCTTGGTGGCGGTCACCGCGGTGTGGATGCTCCCGTGGCCGGATATCATGATGACGCGCGCGTCCGGGTGCACGCTCTTGATCTGCTTGAGCAGCACGATACCGTCCATCTCGGGCATCCAGATGTCCAGCAGAATCACGTCCGGGGCCTCCTGCGCCACCAGGTGCAGGACCTCGGAGCCCTCGGTTGCCGCGATCACGCGGTAGCCCTCGTCGGCGAGTATCTCCCGCACGGTTTCGCGGATGACGTCCTCGTCGTCCACCACCAGCACGGTTCGTTGCGCTGCCTGCATCGTTTGTGAATCCTCCACTGGTGTGGTGTTCCCGCCTTCCGCGCTCCCGCGTCAGGACGCCTCGCTCGCGCGGATGTCGAGCGGCTCGACCTGCGCGGCCGCCGGCAACTCGATGATGAAGCGCGTGCCGCGGGGCTGGTTCTGGCGCACGCGGATGTATCCCCGGTGGTCGGCGACGATGGTGCCGACGATCGAAAGGCCCAGGCCCGTGCCGTCCTCCTTGGTCGAATAGTACGGCTCGAAGATCCGCCCCCGTTCCTCACGGGCGATGCCCTCGCCCTCGTCCGCCACCTCCAGCCGCACCATGCCGAAGGCTTCGTCGAAGCGCGTGGCGATCTCGACGCGTCCGCCGCCTTTGAGGGACGCCACCGCGTTGTCCAGCAGGTTGAACAAGGCGCGCTTGATCTGCTCGCGGTCCAGCTCCACCAACGGAATGGTATCCTGCTCCGAGAAATCGAACTCGACCTCCCGGTGACCCTCCTTGAAAAGGAACAGCGCTTCCCGCACCACGTCGTTCAAATCGTCGGGGCCAAGCTTCGCGGTGGGCAGCCGCGCAAAGTTCGAGAACTCGTTCACCAGGGTCTTGAGCTCCTCCACCTGCCGGATGATGGTGGACGTGCACTTGTCGAGCACCGCGCCGTCTCCGTCCAGGACGTTCTCGTAACGCTTGCGCAGGCGCTGTGCCGAGAGCTGGATCGGCGTCAGCGGGTTCTTGATCTCGTGGGCGATGCGCCGCGCCACCTCGCGCCACGCTTCCACCCGCTGCACGCTCTGGATCTCGGTGAGGTCTTCCATGAACACCATCACCCCGAGCGTGCGGCCCTCGTCGTCGCGCAGATCGGCGGCCACGGTCATGAGCATCCGCGCCCGCTCGGCACCGCCGACACGCACCCCGCACTCCACCGCGACGCCGTCCTTTACCTGCTCGATGACGTCGAGCAGGGGCTGCAGCTCCGGTGCTCCCAGCGCCTCCTCGTAGCGCCGGTGCAGGATGTCCGCGGCGCGCAGGTCCAGGATCTGCTCCGCGGCCTTGTTGACGATGGTCACCTTCCCGGACCGGTCCACCGAGATCACCCCGGCGGTGATGTTGGCGAGCAGCGTCTCCATGTATTGCCGGCGCTGCTCCAGCTCGGAGTGGGTGTGCTTGAGGTCCTCGGTCATCTGGTTGAACGAGGCCACCAGGGTGCCGATCTCGTCGTCGCCGCCGCTCTCGATGCGGTAGTCCAGGTTGCCGTGGGCGACTTCGTGCGTGCCCTCCGCCAACTGCTGGATCGGTACCGTGATCCCCTTGGCCAGCGCAAAGCCGAACCACGAAGCCGCGAAGATCATGACCAGCGTGATGAGCAGCAGCGTCAGCATGTACGCGTTCTTCACCGGCTCGTTGAGGATGGCCATGTGCTTGTACTCTTCGTACGATCGGGAGATCGCCCGCGCCTTCTTGCTGACGCTCACGGGCACGAAGAAGTCCGCCACCACCGCTCCGATGATGCGCCGGCCCTCGCCGTAGACCGGCACCGCGCCGCGCAGCACGTCGCCGTCGCCCAACGTCTCGCTCCGGGTCACCTCGAGGCCGCGCAACGCGCTGTCGAGAAAATCCGCCCGGGGCCGGACCGTCACTCCGGTGGGGACCTGGTCGTTGAACGCCTTCACCAGCGCGGTCCCGTCGGGCTTGTAGACCTCCACCGTGCCGAGGTTGTATTCTCGCTGCTTCTCCTCCACCAGACGCTTCAACCCGTCGAGGCCTTGCGGCTCGAAGAGTTTCGCGTCGCCGATGCGGTGGCT
Above is a window of Deltaproteobacteria bacterium DNA encoding:
- a CDS encoding DUF177 domain-containing protein translates to MKIPLSRIETVPRETRFTEPLDIVGEEAWATVRFPSPVQVDVTYYRSGREIFFHGSLKGAARAECGRCLEDCGFIIEKSFDFVLTPDPLPTNKNMELTADEMGLSFYTGEDIDLSPFVREQTLLALPLRPLCSDNCRGLCPDCGAELNRTTCGCTSPGDLRMAVFRNLRPDRP
- a CDS encoding S1C family serine protease — protein: MNARLGLVHAVLLATADLNTTVPAQHPSARNLGTERMGSGTIVDADGVILTVNYVVNGADSITVTLADGKQYPGQLMAQDFDSGIALVKIDAHDLPFLRPAETLTVGQPAFMIASSGQHNRRVSDGNVTSLEGYDGQWEYMLEKSIRVSAFNPGFGGGTLADSRGRLLGVVSLNLNDIGKFTMAIPVEYYLRDADELRNLGRVRSRPARPWLGLYSQAMGGHVLITGVTPSGPAEKAGLKQGDIVLAVERQEVQTRPQLYREVWKKQAGDVITFRVIRGDGSMDVQVPSIDRWDRNQNNPPGGQAGA
- a CDS encoding thioesterase family protein: MKNITTYRVIYGDTDQMGVAYYANYLRWFEIGRTEFMRQAGIPYDQAERDGIFFPVTEVQCRYRKPALYDNLLWIETTIESLSPVAVRFHYRIGLEGDRTALASGWTKHACLGRERRLTPLPDAYARLLGLTGN
- the lpxC gene encoding UDP-3-O-acyl-N-acetylglucosamine deacetylase, whose protein sequence is MQAAQRTVLVVDDEDVIRETVREILADEGYRVIAATEGSEVLHLVAQEAPDVILLDIWMPEMDGIVLLKQIKSVHPDARVIMISGHGSIHTAVTATKLGAFDFIEKPLSLDGLLATIKRACGDARREGPVAEQQLRLRWAAGASSGAGSANGGAPQKTLKKSVVACGLGLHSGVNTGVILHPLPENSGIHFGGISGDATVPAHLDFVRSTDFATSLRRGAVVVGTVEHLMAALYAYGITNLLIKMYGEIPIMDGSAIEFCRLIEEAGVEEQEAACPEIVIDRTLSVTGDGPEEILIEPADVFTVDYRLRYPSPVGAQEYVYVHGGAASFRDEIAPARTFGFLRDFEKLERMGLIKGGRLGNCILIDDERVINTSLRFDDEFVRHKILDIVGDFSLMGRPIRGRVRARMTGHADNVALLRRVAETYGLPGFETGAGAHAAAEPAR
- a CDS encoding ATP-binding protein; the protein is MSSTAKADEERAQALQSAERRRRRREGWLILIAALLILLFAFFEDILPDVSADYTLVSNIAFFLLVNLNIILLVLLVFLVVRNLLKLVLDRRRRILGSRLQARLVFAFIGLSLVPTVFLFLTAGSLVTRSVDKWFDAQVVNALRGSLDISSTYYQNSADNALFFARELSHRIGDAKLFEPQGLDGLKRLVEEKQREYNLGTVEVYKPDGTALVKAFNDQVPTGVTVRPRADFLDSALRGLEVTRSETLGDGDVLRGAVPVYGEGRRIIGAVVADFFVPVSVSKKARAISRSYEEYKHMAILNEPVKNAYMLTLLLITLVMIFAASWFGFALAKGITVPIQQLAEGTHEVAHGNLDYRIESGGDDEIGTLVASFNQMTEDLKHTHSELEQRRQYMETLLANITAGVISVDRSGKVTIVNKAAEQILDLRAADILHRRYEEALGAPELQPLLDVIEQVKDGVAVECGVRVGGAERARMLMTVAADLRDDEGRTLGVMVFMEDLTEIQSVQRVEAWREVARRIAHEIKNPLTPIQLSAQRLRKRYENVLDGDGAVLDKCTSTIIRQVEELKTLVNEFSNFARLPTAKLGPDDLNDVVREALFLFKEGHREVEFDFSEQDTIPLVELDREQIKRALFNLLDNAVASLKGGGRVEIATRFDEAFGMVRLEVADEGEGIAREERGRIFEPYYSTKEDGTGLGLSIVGTIVADHRGYIRVRQNQPRGTRFIIELPAAAQVEPLDIRASEAS